DNA from Lentilitoribacter sp. Alg239-R112:
CAGGATACGTCAGCTAGAGGCTTTAAACGCGCTTGCAGATCATGGAAGCATGACAAAAGCAGCTGAATCTTTGAAGATCTCTCAACCAGCCGTCAGTCGATTATTGGCCGACCTTACAAAAGATCTCGGCTTTAAATTATTTCATCGAAAAGACGGTCGAATAAACCTGACCCAGGAAGCCCGGTTCTTATTGCCAGACATAAGGCGTGTCCTTGAATCCATGTCTTTCATCACCGAAGCTGGTCGAAACTTGTCCAACCAAAAAGCTGGTCACATACGTGTTGCATGCCTTCCAGGTTTTGCAACAAGTCACTTGCCTGCCATCATAGCCAGTTTCATGGCGGACCGACCTGGGGTAACCATAACAGTTGAACCTGATCGACCAGAACGTATCCTAGAGTGGATAGTGGGGGAGCAATTTGATTGCGGTATCACCGATGGTTTTGATGGCCACCCTGCCATTGAACACGAGACCGTGCCGATTCGCTCTGTCTGTATATTTAAAGAAGGTCATCCACTTTGTGAACTTGATGTTATCACGCCCGCTGATCTGAAAGATCAACCGATCATTCACACGCGGCGAGACAGTGCATTTTTTGGCTCCATAGACTCGGCGTTTAAGGTTGCAGGTGTGCCACTTAAACCGCATATTGAAATTCGACAATTCACAGCTGCATGTGAATTGGTACGAAATGGCGCGGGGTTATCGATCGTTAGTGAGCTTGATGCGAGAAGTTATGCTGATCGGGGTGTAGATTTTCGTCCCTTTGAACCCAGTATCTCGCA
Protein-coding regions in this window:
- a CDS encoding LysR substrate-binding domain-containing protein, with protein sequence MEGPVRIRQLEALNALADHGSMTKAAESLKISQPAVSRLLADLTKDLGFKLFHRKDGRINLTQEARFLLPDIRRVLESMSFITEAGRNLSNQKAGHIRVACLPGFATSHLPAIIASFMADRPGVTITVEPDRPERILEWIVGEQFDCGITDGFDGHPAIEHETVPIRSVCIFKEGHPLCELDVITPADLKDQPIIHTRRDSAFFGSIDSAFKVAGVPLKPHIEIRQFTAACELVRNGAGLSIVSELDARSYADRGVDFRPFEPSISHNLSLVRPIHRHPSKLTLEFMTMFEESLQNLRVRE